The following coding sequences lie in one Arachis ipaensis cultivar K30076 chromosome B03, Araip1.1, whole genome shotgun sequence genomic window:
- the LOC107632006 gene encoding uncharacterized protein LOC107632006 — translation MSNSNLQIQTEEPPPAHTPLLTSNSNQNPQNQCITKNSNNNNDGNEESEFDRTLASLEALLTLLGFNQRTVFSFAVSWTVFAVVGTTMPLVALALSECSDGRSHCEKYQVPAFEMAIVAFQACLAAVSLLCLSHNLRKYGVRRFLFVDRHSGQLHCFHRDYVNQIQGSLRLLIIWMLPCFFVKTAREIIRISNVQHESWILSVAIFFALIISWTYVSAVSLSATIMFHLVCNLQVIHFDDYGKLLQRESDVLVFMEEHIRLRYHLSKISHRFRIYLLLQFLVVTASQFVTLLQVTGYGGMLTFLNGGDFAVSTLVQVVGIIICLHAATRISHRAQGVVSLASRWHALLTCSSDASQLRSSASTGSLEAVNHLNSIQLDYSESDLESMDYAGMPTNTQLASYMSSHHKRQAFVMYLQTNPGGITIFGWTVDRSLVNTIFFLELSLVTFVLSKTII, via the exons ATGTCAAACAGCAATCTCCAAATACAAACAGAGGAACCCCCTCCCGCTCATACGCCTCTACTAACTTCCAATTCAAATCAAAACCCTCAAAATCAATGTATTACTAAAAATAGCAACAATAATAATGATGGTAATGAGGAGAGTGAGTTCGATCGAACGCTGGCGAGTTTGGAAGCGCTTCTCACTTTGCTTGGCTTCAACCAGCGAACCGTTTTCAGCTTTGCCGTCTCATGGACCGTCTTCGCGGTGGTTGGCACCACGATGCCGCTGGTGGCGCTGGCTCTTTCCGAGTGCTCTGACGGCCGCAGCCACTGCGAGAAATACCAGGTTCCGGCATTCGAGATGGCGATCGTGGCGTTCCAGGCGTGCCTTGCTGCCGTCTCACTGCTGTGCCTCTCGCACAACCTGAGGAAGTACGGCGTCAGGAGGTTCCTCTTCGTTGACCGCCACAGCGGACAGTTGCATTGCTTTCACCGCGATTACGTCAACCAGATTCAG GGATCTTTGCGTTTGCTCATTATATGGATGTTGCCGTGCTTCTTTGTGAAGACAGCGCGAGAAATCATTCGCATTTCAAATGTGCAGCATGAGTCCTGGATACTCTCAGTTGCTATTTTCTTTGCTTTGATTATATCTTGGACTTATGTGAGTGCAGTCTCTTTGTCGGCTACTATTATGTTTCACTTGGTCTGCAATTTGCAAGTTATCCACTTTGATGATTATGGGAAACTCTTGCAAAGGGAGAGTGACGTTCTAGTTTTCATGGAGGAGCACATTCGGTTGCGCTATCATCTCTCCAAGATAAGCCATAGGTTCAGAATATATCTTCTTCTACAGTTCTTGGTTGTCACAGCAAGCCAATTTGTCACTCTATTGCAGGTTACGGGATACGGTGGCATGCTCACTTTCTTAAATGGTGGAGATTTTGCT GTATCTACACTTGTTCAAGTTGTTGGCATCATTATTTGTCTGCATGCGGCAACAAGAATATCTCACAGAGCTCAGGGTGTTGTTTCACTAGCAAGCAGGTGGCATGCACTGTTGACATGCTCTTCTGATGCATCTCAACTAAGAAGCTCTGCCAGTACAGGGAGCTTGGAGGCTGTAAACCATTTAAACTCGATACAATTAGACTATTCTGAGAGTGATTTGGAGTCAATGGATTATGCTGGAATGCCTACGAATACCCAGTTGGCTTCCTATATGTCCTCACACCACAAGAGGCAAGCCTTTG TGATGTACTTGCAAACTAATCCTGGAGGAATCACTATATTTGGATGGACAGTTGATCGGTCCCTTGTCAACACAATTTTTTTCCTTGAATTAAGTCTAGTTACCTTTGTTCTCAGCAAGACAATAATTTAA
- the LOC107632005 gene encoding lipoxygenase 6, chloroplastic, with protein sequence MFVLNPPNFSNLSHHNNALCRPSPPFSAYRRIPLLPSRRRPVVKAEIGSGGAGQGQSQSQTVTSTYSSLLETSKDSNGSVVSSGRSDEGIEVKAVMTIRKKIKENLTDKLEDQWEYFINGVGQGIQIQLISDQIDTVTNSRKSVESYVKGWLPKPSKVSYIVEYSAELRVPSDFGSPGALLITNLHAKEFYLLNVVIHGFSGGPIFFPANTWIHSRNDNPKSRIIFNNQTYLPWQTPPGIKDLRLEDLLSIRGTGKGERKQHDRIYDYATYNDLGNPDKDEELARPVLGGPERPYPRRCRSGRPHTASDPLCESRIEKPHPVYVPRDETFEEIKQNTFSAGRLKALFHNLIPSIAATMSRSDISFNCFSDIDKLYTDGVVLRDEEQQRGGVQDLLLGKVMNQVISAGERLLKYEIPAVIKRDRFSWLRDNEFARQALAGVNPVNIELLKEFPIRSKLDPAVYGPPESAITKELLEQELGGMSFEKAMEEKRLFIIDYHDMLLPFMKKMNSLPGRKAYASRTILFYAKTGMLCPIAIELSLPQTPSSAQNKRVYTHGHDATTHWIWKLAKAHVCSNDAGVHQLVNHWLRTHACMEPYIIATHRQLSSMHPIYKLLHPHMRYTLEINALARQSLINGGGIIEASFSPGKYAMELSSSAYESMWRFDMESLPADLIRRGMAEEDPSMPFGLKLVLDDYPYASDGLLIWSAIKEWVESYVVHFYSDPNSVTSDVELQAWWNEIKFKGHYDKRNEPWWPKLDTKEDLSGILTIMIWVASGQHAAINFGQYPFGGYVPNRPTLMRRLIPQENDPEYKKFIENPQHAFLSSLPTQLQATKVMAVQDTLSTHSPDEEYLGQVNPLHSHWINDHQVLKMFNKFSARLVEIEEIINARNKEPKLKNRTGAGVPPYELLLPSSGPGVTGRGIPNSISI encoded by the exons ATGTTTGTGCTCAATCCTCCTAACTTCTCCAACCTCTCTCATCACAACAATGCCCTCTGCCGCCCATCTCCGCCCTTCTCCGCCTACAGGAGGATTCCTTTACTTCCTTCCCGGCGGAGGCCGGTGGTCAAAGCTGAGATCGGCAGCGGAGGTGCAGGTCAGGGTCAGAGTCAGAGTCAGACAGTAACATCAACTTATTCTTCGTTATTGGAGACGAGCAAAGACAGCAATGGTTCCGTGGTTTCTTCTGGAAGGAGTGATGAGGGGATAGAAGTGAAGGCTGTGATGACAATAAGGAAGAAGATAAAGGAGAATCTCACTGATAAATTGGAGGATCAGTGGGAATACTTCATCAACGGTGTTGGTCAAGGCATTCAGATTCAACTCATCAGTGACCAAATTGACACCG TTACAAATTCGAGAAAAAGCGTAGAATCCTACGTCAAAGGGTGGCTACCAAAACCTTCAAAGGTTTCCTACATTGTGGAATACTCTGCTGAGTTGAGAGTGCCAAGTGACTTTGGGAGCCCCGGAGCTCTTCTCATCACCAACCTCCACGCCAAAGAGTTCTACCTCTTGAATGTTGTCATTCATGGATTCAGCGGAGGACCCATTTTCTTCCCAGCCAACACATGGATTCATTCACGAAACGACAACCCCAAAAGCAGAATCATATTCAACAACCAA ACATACTTACCTTGGCAGACACCACCTGGAATCAAAGATCTTAGGCTTGAGGACTTATTAAGCATAAGGGGAACTGGCAAAGGTGAGAGAAAGCAGCATGATAGAATCTATGACTATGCTACCTACAATGACTTAGGCAACCCTGATAAGGACGAGGAACTTGCTAGGCCAGTTCTAGGGGGTCCAGAGAGGCCTTATCCTCGCCGATGTAGATCCGGCAGACCTCACACCGCTTCAG ATCCACTATGTGAGAGTAGAATTGAGAAGCCTCACCCTGTGTATGTGCCAAGGGATGAAACTTTTGAAGAAATTAAACAGAACACATTCTCTGCTGGGAGGTTGAAGGCCTTGTTCCACAATCTTATACCTTCAATAGCAGCCACCATGTCCAGATCAGACATTTCTTTCAACTGTTTCTCCGACATCGACAAGCTTTACACGGATGGTGTTGTTTTGAGAGATGAAGAGCAGCAGAGAGGTGGAGTACAAGATCTCTTGCTCGGAAAGGTCATGAATCAAGTCATCAGTGCTGGAGAGCGATTATTGAAATATGAAATCCCTGCTGTAATTAAAA GGGATAGATTTTCTTGGTTGCGGGACAATGAATTTGCAAGGCAAGCCTTAGCTGGGGTCAATCCAGTGAATATTGAGCTGTTGAAG GAATTTCCTATCCGCAGCAAACTAGATCCTGCTGTGTATGGCCCTCCGGAATCAGCCATCACAAAGGAACTATTAGAGCAAGAACTTGGTGGAATGAGCTTTGAAAAG GCTATGGAGGAGAAGAGACTATTTATCATTGATTATCATGACATGCTTCTGCCATTCATGAAGAAGATGAACTCCTTGCCTGGGAGGAAAGCTTATGCATCCAGGACTATTCTCTTCTATGCAAAGACTGGTATGCTGTGTCCTATAGCTATTGAGCTTTCACTTCCCCAAACTCCTTCATCTGCGCAAAATAAGCGAGTTTACACACACGGTCATGATGCCACGACACACTGGATTTGGAAGTTAGCAAAAGCTCATGTTTGCTCAAATGATGCTGGCGTCCATCAACTAGTAAATCACTG GTTAAGGACTCATGCATGCATGGAGCCATATATAATTGCTACTCATAGACAACTGAGCTCAATGCATCCCATTTACAAGCTGCTACACCCTCATATGCGCTATACATTAGAAATCAATGCACTTGCTCGACAAAGTCTAATAAATGGAGGTGGTATAATTGAGGCATCTTTCAGTCCAGGAAAGTATGCCATGGAGCTTAGTTCATCAGCTTACGAAAGCATGTGGCGCTTCGATATGGAGTCATTGCCAGCAGATCTTATTCGGAG gGGCATGGCAGAAGAAGACCCTTCAATGCCCTTTGGTCTGAAACTTGTGCTTGATGACTACCCTTATGCCTCAGATGGACTCTTAATCTGGTCTGCTATAAAGGAATGGGTAGAGTCTTATGTTGTACACTTCTACTCAGATCCGAATTCCGTGACATCTGATGTTGAGCTCCAAGCATGGTGGAATGAGATCAAATTCAAGGGTCACTATGACAAAAGGAATGAACCCTGGTGGCCTAAACTGGATACAAAGGAGGACCTGTCAGGTATCCTCACCATAATGATATGGGTTGCTTCAGGTCAACATGCTGCAATAAATTTTGGGCAATACCCTTTTGGAGGGTATGTTCCTAACCGTCCTACCCTAATGAGAAGACTCATTCCTCAAGAGAATGACCCTGAATACAAAAAGTTCATTGAAAATCCTCAGCATGCATTCTTGTCATCACTGCCTACGCAACTCCAAGCTACAAAAGTGATGGCTGTTCAGGACACACTTTCCACACATTCCCCTGATGAAGAGTACTTGGGGCAAGTGAACCCTCTTCACTCTCATTGGATCAATGATCATCAAGTGTTGAAAATGTTCAACAAATTCTCTGCTAGATTGGTGGAGATAGAGGAAATAATCAATGCAAGGAATAAGGAGCCAAAATTGAAAAACAGAACCGGTGCAGGTGTCCCACCCTATGAACTGTTGCTTCCATCGTCAGGTCCAGGTGTAACTGGTCGTGGAATTCCCAACAGCATATCTATATGA
- the LOC107632004 gene encoding probable pre-mRNA-splicing factor ATP-dependent RNA helicase DEAH4: MATLPIVQYEEKIIETIERNPVVVVIGETGSGKSTQLSQMLYRRGYADSARIVVTQPRRVAAVTVARRVAQELGVQLGEEVGYAIRFEDRTSHRTRIKYLTDGVLLRESLVNPELNEYSVVILDEAHERSLNTDILMGLMKRLAKIRTSNLKVLITSATLDGNKVSNFFRDCPVLTIPGKLYPVEILYSKERPSSYLESSLKTAIDIHVREPEGDVLIFMTGQDDIEKLVSKLEDKVRSLEEGSCMDAIILPLHGSLPPELQVRVFNPPPPSCRRIIVATNIAETSLTVDGVVYVIDSGYVKQRQYNPSTGMYSLDIVQISKVQANQRAGRAGRTRPGKCYRLYPSQVYNDEFLDVTVPEIQRSSLAGSVLYLKSLDLPDIDILKFDFLDPPSSESLQDALKQLYLIDAIDENGAITSIGQKMAELPLEPSLSRTLMEANDYGCIPEALTVAAMLSAETTLLPARSKTEKKRKHPEPNLPDGFGLGDHIQLLQIFECWDQTDYDIGWCKDNGLQVRGMLFVRDVRKQLSQIMQKIAKGPLDIRSSRRRGESRQDYRNLRKALCVGYANQLAERKMHHNGYRTLGFQGQVVQVHPSSVLKADDLGKFPDYVVYHELIATPRPYMRNVCSVEMRWVVPVINKLKTLDVYKLSGGTGPVEEETERNVPDLPKKIVEVTAGVDDSESRIQAARERFLARKGKK, encoded by the exons ATGGCAACACTTCCAATAGTGCAATATGAAGAAAAGATCATTGAAACTATTGAGCGCAATCCCGTCGTTGTTGTCATCGGAGAAACCGGTTCCGGAAAGAGCACCCAGCTCTCTCAGATGCTCTACCGCCGCGGCTACGCCGATTCCGCCAGAATCGTCGTCACTCAGCCCCGCCGTGTCGCTGCGGTCACCGTCGCAAG GCGCGTTGCGCAGGAGCTTGGCGTTCAGCTTGGAGAGGAAGTTGGATATGCCATTCGATTCGAGGATAGAACTTCACACCGCACGCGCATAAA ATATCTTACCGACGGGGTTCTGCTCCGCGAGAGTCTGGTGAATCCTGAGCTGAATGAGTATTCTGTCGTCATATTGGACGAAGCTCATGAACGGAGCTTGAACAC GGATATATTGATGGGGCTGATGAAACGCTTGGCTAAAATTCGTACTTCCAATCTCAAAGTCTTGATCACATCGGCCACTCTTGATGGTAATAAAGTTTCAAATTTCTTTAGGGACTGTCCTGTGTTGACCATCCCAGGAAAACTGTACCCGGTTGAGATACTTTATAGCAAGGAGCGTCCGTCAAGCTATCTCGAGTCTTCTCTGAAAACGGCTATTG ATATACATGTTCGCGAACCGGAAGGGGATGTCTTGATATTCATGACTGGACAG GATGATATAGAGAAATTGGTATCTAAGTTAGAAGATAAAGTGCGGTCTCTGGAGGAAGGTTCTTGTATGGATGCTATAATCCTCCCCCTACATGGTTCCTTGCCACCTGAATTGCAG GTGCGTGTATTTAATCCCCCACCTCCAAGTTGTAGGCGAATTATTGTTGCAACAAACATTGCTGAAACTTCTTTGACTGTTGACGGTGTTGT GTATGTTATTGACTCTGGGTATGTAAAGCAAAGGCAGTATAATCCATCTACCGGCATGTATTCTCTTGATATTGTTCAAATTAGCAA AGTGCAAGCAAATCAGCGTGCAGGCCGAGCGGGACGAACCCGTCCTGGAAAATGCTACCGTCTGTATCCTTCCCAAGTTTACAATGATGAGTTCTTGGATGTTACTGTTCCCGAAATACAGAGATCTTCTCTTGCTGGTAGTGTTCTTTACTTGAAGTCATTGGACCTTCCAGATATTGACATCCTGAAATTTGATTTTCTTGATCCTCCTTCAT CTGAGTCCTTACAAGATGCCTTGAAGCAATTATATCTGATTGATGCTATTGATGAAAATGGTGCAATTACAAGTATTGGACAGAAAATGGCTG AGCTTCCATTAGAACCTTCCTTATCACGAACCTTGATGGAGGCAAATGATTATGGTTGCATACCTGAGGCTTTGACTGTTGCTGCCATGTTATCAGCTGAAACTACATTGCTACCAGCGCGGAG CAAAACTGAGAAAAAGAGGAAACACCCAGAGCCCAACCTTCCTGATGGCTTTGGCTTGGGTGATCACATACAATTGCTGCAGATATTTGAGTGCTGGGATCAAACTGATTATGACATTGGTTGGTGCAAAGACAATGGCTTACAG GTGCGAGGGATGCTGTTTGTTAGAGATGTCCGTAAGCAGTTATCTCAGATAATGCAGAAAATAGCAAAAG GACCACTCGATATAAGGTCAAGTAGGAGAAGGGGAGAGTCTCGACAGGATTATCGAAATTTGAGGAAGGCTCTATGTGTGGGATATGCAAATCAGCTGGCTGAAAGGAAAATGCATCACAATGGTTATCGAACTTTGGGTTTTCAAGGCCAAGTAGTCCAG GTACATCCATCATCTGTTCTGAAAGCTGATGATCTGGGGAAGTTTCCAGACTATGTTGTGTACCATGAGCTAATTGCAACTCCACGTCCATACATGAGAAATGTATGTTCTGTTGAGATGAGATGGGTTGTACCTGTTATTAACAAGCTTAAGACACTTGATGTATACAAACTAAG TGGTGGAACTGGTCCTGTTGAGGAGGAGACCGAGAGAAATGTACCAGATTTGCCGAAGAAAATTGTTGAAGTTACTGCTGGTGTTGATGACAGTGAAAGTAGAATCCAAGCTGCTAGAGAACGATTTCTTGCTCGTAAAGGCAAGAAATGA
- the LOC110270474 gene encoding uncharacterized protein LOC110270474, translated as MPTSILPSQNGNTRTTKMSSRQRPLHACGVSMIAMAEIAIGKTQNVNGPLGANLRRIIAKLSRSTTPLIYAMQCQLLAILSFMDDHIITAEKISEKLFPSSAVAFDKVDELVLIIASMPEKFDGAVNKVSTVIHKVPLLERAMTLFISMLNGFASILDHYWGRGDSISTKEKTIGVDSSSSSGYISLENFPPISEAEIKGTHDKKAAAVLPSCAKGSYKQALLESGNKEGNNPHDDDDEKEVDGGELCEVSEEGEKKQDDRRSEVEENDKCESNKGGDVLLKLFDSWLMNPGRF; from the exons ATGCCTACATCCATTCTCCCTTCCCAA AATGGAAACACAAGAACCACAAAAATGAGTTCAAGGCAACGTCCATTACATGCATGTGGAGTTTCCATGATAGCAATGGCAGAAATTGCGATTGGAAAAACCCAGAATGTCAATGGTCCATTGGGTGCAAACTTGAGAAGGATAATTGCAAAACTTTCGAGATCCACCACACCCCTTATTTATGCAATGCAATGCCAATTGCTAGCCATACTATCCTTCATGGATGATCACATCATAACAGCAGAGAAAATCTCCGAGAAATTGTTCCCATCCTCTGCGGTGGCCTTCGACAAAGTCGATGAACTAGTCCTAATCATAGCCTCCATGCCAGAGAAATTTGATGGGGCAGTGAACAAGGTCTCAACAGTGATCCACAAAGTGCCATTGCTAGAACGGGCAATGACCCTTTTCATATCAATGTTGAATGGTTTTGCTTCTATCTTGGATCATTATTGGGGGCGTGGAGATTCAATAAGCACAAAGGAGAAAACCATAGGTGttgattcatcttcttcttctggaTACATTTCCTTGGAAAACTTTCCTCCCATATCGGAGGCCGAAATCAAAGGGACTCACGACAAGAAGGCAGCGGCAGTGTTGCCGAGTTGCGCAAAAGGGTCTTACAAGCAGGCATTACTGGAGAGTGGTAACAAAGAAGGGAACAATccacatgatgatgatgatgagaaggagGTTGATGGAGGTGAATTGTGTGAAGTTAGTGAAGAAGGGGAAAAGAAGCAAGATGATAGAAGAAGTGAAGTTGAAGAGAATGATAAGTGTGAAAGTAACAAGGGTGGTGATGTTCTTTTGAAATTGTTTGATTCATGGCTCATGAACCCAGGTCGTTTCTAG